Proteins found in one Desulfovibrio sp. genomic segment:
- a CDS encoding helix-turn-helix transcriptional regulator, whose product MESGKKGLPVISGMGIASLLAAQFVVFLEGRGLGIVSFSLQNAVAGFCGGIILGGLLFSTWLPKRFGAPCAVALTLMGALLWTGGIFQNNAIYSYGACFWGGTVLPPLLKNFFARSSSPGFHLGVAFAIGDFFWLFLYIFPLSDESLQWLMLCLQFVSGCMAAICLFKAQPTTEGLEIVRKSDRLTVISLRYLTAIAFIFFLLNAFVDITFYRIHSQAFPIPAQVHLYTWLAYPLVGVLIDKYGTDMRLLLICIGGVILSPTLVVITEGTVIYWIIYVIDLACRGIAQLYFLLVFAQIGRHSPRRGLISAIPYLVMLMAFLCVYRFVEHFPGTVPVAFWCLFLTTAFSYVSSRIQYALTLTGVSKTPTADSEDKTEHKAFTPQESHKNERCRADSIADFALKYGISLRERDVLCLILEGCDTSAICDRLHISENTLKTHIRQILRKTETRNRNALLVLFFNEENMEKETETGLESF is encoded by the coding sequence ATGGAATCAGGCAAAAAGGGATTGCCAGTCATTTCCGGCATGGGCATTGCCAGCCTGCTGGCAGCCCAGTTTGTAGTTTTTCTGGAAGGCCGGGGACTTGGCATTGTATCTTTTTCCCTGCAAAACGCTGTTGCCGGATTTTGCGGCGGCATAATTCTGGGCGGACTGCTTTTTTCCACATGGCTTCCCAAACGGTTTGGCGCTCCGTGCGCAGTGGCCTTGACCCTGATGGGCGCGCTGCTGTGGACGGGCGGCATATTCCAGAACAATGCCATATACTCCTATGGAGCCTGCTTCTGGGGCGGGACGGTTCTGCCTCCGTTGCTCAAAAATTTTTTTGCGCGCAGTTCATCACCCGGCTTTCATCTGGGCGTTGCCTTTGCTATTGGGGATTTTTTCTGGCTTTTTTTATACATCTTTCCCCTTTCAGATGAATCACTGCAATGGCTCATGCTGTGCCTTCAGTTCGTGAGCGGCTGCATGGCGGCAATTTGCCTGTTCAAAGCGCAACCGACAACAGAAGGATTGGAAATTGTACGCAAGTCAGACAGGCTGACAGTAATTTCACTCAGATATCTGACTGCCATCGCCTTTATATTTTTTCTGTTAAATGCCTTTGTGGACATTACCTTTTACAGAATTCACAGTCAGGCTTTTCCCATCCCCGCTCAGGTACACCTGTATACGTGGCTGGCCTATCCCCTTGTTGGCGTGCTGATTGACAAGTACGGAACAGATATGCGCCTGTTGCTCATCTGCATTGGCGGGGTAATTTTATCCCCAACTCTTGTAGTCATCACAGAGGGAACAGTCATTTACTGGATCATTTATGTGATTGACCTTGCGTGCCGTGGTATTGCGCAATTGTACTTTCTGCTAGTTTTCGCTCAGATCGGCAGACACTCTCCCCGCCGCGGCCTGATTTCTGCCATTCCTTACCTCGTAATGCTTATGGCTTTCTTGTGCGTATACCGTTTTGTGGAGCACTTTCCTGGTACAGTGCCAGTTGCATTCTGGTGCCTTTTTCTCACTACGGCCTTCAGCTATGTGAGCTCCCGCATCCAGTACGCCCTCACGCTTACCGGGGTATCAAAAACACCCACTGCGGACAGCGAAGACAAAACAGAGCACAAAGCCTTCACCCCGCAGGAGTCACACAAAAACGAACGCTGCCGGGCAGACAGCATAGCTGATTTTGCCCTGAAATACGGTATTTCTTTGCGAGAGCGGGATGTTTTGTGTCTGATTCTGGAGGGGTGCGATACGTCTGCCATTTGCGATCGGCTGCATATTTCTGAAAACACGCTTAAAACCCACATCCGGCAAATACTGCGCAAGACGGAAACACGAAACAGAAATGCTCTGCTGGTACTTTTTTTCAATGAAGAAAATATGGAAAAAGAAACAGAAACGGGCCTTGAGAGTTTTTAG
- a CDS encoding rhodanese-like domain-containing protein produces the protein MRTAEVGIALYHGAEGTRRLLKIIVVLLVIACAETYIYWKFSAPTSKSAGESVALSPEAAREYVLKTEKLIIIDVRSQKEFSDGHLPNAVNMPLYAFQHLVKNIPQDSAVLLHCQYGYRALQAYKLFRRLRPDITNVRYAAGQVHFSFLQHEGQSGQ, from the coding sequence ATGAGAACAGCAGAAGTCGGCATTGCCTTGTATCATGGTGCTGAAGGGACAAGGCGGCTACTGAAAATTATTGTAGTTCTGCTTGTTATTGCATGTGCGGAAACATATATTTATTGGAAGTTTTCAGCGCCAACGAGCAAAAGTGCGGGCGAGTCTGTGGCCTTGTCGCCAGAAGCGGCTCGCGAGTATGTTTTAAAAACGGAAAAATTGATTATTATTGATGTGCGCAGTCAAAAAGAATTTTCAGATGGGCATCTTCCAAACGCCGTTAACATGCCGCTATATGCTTTTCAGCATTTGGTAAAAAATATTCCGCAGGATTCTGCTGTGCTGTTGCACTGCCAGTATGGCTACAGGGCGCTTCAGGCATACAAGCTGTTCAGGCGGTTACGGCCAGACATTACGAATGTCCGTTACGCAGCGGGGCAGGTGCATTTTTCATTTTTGCAGCACGAAGGTCAGTCGGGCCAGTAA
- a CDS encoding sigma-54 dependent transcriptional regulator — protein MSNCILVVDDDDAHRGMLRTMLRSWGYAVEEATDGDEAVPLVREKSFDAVLTDVRMARMDGIHALKNILEYNPALPVVLMTAYSSVETAVEALRLGAYDYLVKPLDFEALRHTLEKAIEHSRLSVENRELRRQLSDAASRPGILGRSASIRAMQEIIATVAPTEATVLISGESGTGKELVARALHCASARADKPLVTVNCAALAENLLESELFGHEKGSFTGADRRREGRFAQANGGTLFLDEIGEMPLTLQSKLLRALQQGEVQRVGADAAITVDVRILAATNRDLREEVAQKRFREDLYFRLNVICIEVPPLRDRAEDIPVLAAHFLERFASRNRKSVRGFSPQALACMLRYGWPGNVRELENAVERAVILCNGDLITERELPSVVTGPALPDERQPEVDASLAGLPLDAVERRAIEETLRQTGDNKSEAARQLGITRATLHNKLRKYGLE, from the coding sequence GTGAGCAACTGCATACTGGTTGTAGACGATGACGATGCCCACCGCGGCATGCTGCGCACCATGTTGCGTTCTTGGGGCTATGCTGTGGAAGAAGCCACGGACGGCGACGAGGCCGTTCCCCTGGTGCGCGAAAAATCCTTTGACGCCGTGCTGACTGACGTGCGCATGGCGCGCATGGACGGCATCCACGCGCTCAAGAATATTCTTGAATATAATCCCGCTCTGCCCGTGGTGCTCATGACGGCCTACTCCTCAGTGGAAACAGCCGTGGAGGCCCTGCGCCTCGGCGCATACGACTATCTGGTCAAGCCGCTGGACTTTGAGGCTCTCAGGCATACGCTTGAAAAAGCCATCGAGCATTCGCGCCTCAGCGTGGAAAACCGCGAGCTGCGCCGTCAGCTCAGCGATGCCGCCTCACGCCCCGGCATCCTTGGCCGCAGCGCCTCCATCCGCGCCATGCAGGAAATTATCGCCACTGTTGCCCCAACCGAGGCCACAGTGCTTATTTCCGGCGAATCCGGCACCGGTAAGGAACTGGTGGCCCGCGCCCTGCACTGCGCCAGCGCCAGAGCGGATAAACCGCTGGTAACGGTGAACTGCGCGGCTCTGGCCGAAAACCTGCTGGAATCCGAGCTGTTCGGGCACGAAAAGGGCTCGTTCACCGGCGCGGATCGCCGCCGCGAGGGGCGCTTTGCCCAAGCCAACGGCGGCACGCTTTTTCTGGACGAAATCGGCGAGATGCCCCTTACCCTTCAGTCAAAGCTGTTGCGCGCCTTGCAGCAGGGCGAGGTGCAACGCGTGGGGGCCGATGCCGCCATAACTGTGGATGTGCGCATACTGGCGGCTACCAACCGCGACCTGCGCGAAGAAGTGGCCCAAAAGCGTTTTCGCGAGGATCTCTACTTTCGCCTCAACGTCATCTGTATTGAAGTGCCGCCCCTGCGCGACCGCGCCGAGGATATCCCCGTGCTCGCCGCGCATTTTCTGGAACGTTTCGCCAGCCGCAACCGCAAAAGCGTACGCGGATTTTCGCCGCAGGCGCTGGCCTGTATGCTGCGCTATGGCTGGCCCGGCAATGTGCGCGAACTGGAAAACGCCGTGGAGCGCGCCGTGATACTCTGCAACGGCGACCTTATCACCGAACGCGAACTGCCCTCTGTGGTCACTGGCCCTGCCCTGCCCGACGAGCGCCAGCCCGAGGTGGACGCCTCCCTGGCAGGCCTGCCCCTTGATGCCGTGGAACGCCGCGCCATTGAGGAAACCCTGCGCCAGACAGGCGACAACAAGAGCGAGGCGGCCCGGCAGTTGGGAATTACGAGGGCTACCCTGCATAACAAGCTCCGCAAGTACGGCCTTGAGTGA
- the zraS gene encoding two-component system sensor histidine kinase ZraS: MNMENSTAEKIGQEAAHQGTAAASPTSPTDKARTAQTSAVGAHTPLGLLLGGAAVVLALMVTLLTLISIDRSEAAMARLLAEKGSSLIIAFESILRSGMRSEAGVRLQVLLEEMGESPGIVFVAVTMPDGTIVAHSNPARLGEILHVGGREADDVTMRDLAPDMLPHWGIMRMEGRRVFAVYRQFSPGIRDLPRGFPLPVIFLGLDLSPFEITRSQNRDYVAMLAAVTLLVGLACLVALYYAERARESRQRQRMAEGKVRRLEEEVRRKEKLAAVGNLAAGVAHEIRNPLSSIKGYATYFGQRFPEGSEDREAANVMVHEVDRLNRVIMDLIGLSRPSDVSPHPTDLKLVVDHVTRLIHQDADKRDVKIVCRSPRRMPLALADPERMGQALLNLCLNALDAMPEGGQLTLAIVERKGRVCLMVRDNGTGIEASQLPHIFDPYYTTKGQGTGLGLAMVHKIVEAHDGEISVTSRPAQTARRGETTFRIWLPRAAEGAVAQDNRKK, from the coding sequence ATGAATATGGAAAACAGCACGGCTGAAAAAATCGGGCAGGAAGCTGCACACCAGGGCACCGCTGCCGCAAGCCCCACAAGTCCCACAGACAAAGCGCGGACAGCACAGACCTCCGCTGTTGGCGCGCATACGCCGCTCGGCCTGCTGTTGGGTGGGGCCGCCGTGGTGCTGGCCCTCATGGTGACGCTGCTGACCCTCATTTCCATTGACCGCAGCGAGGCCGCCATGGCCCGCCTGCTGGCGGAAAAGGGCTCATCGCTGATCATCGCCTTTGAGAGCATCCTGCGTTCGGGCATGCGCAGCGAGGCTGGCGTGCGCCTTCAGGTGCTGCTGGAAGAAATGGGCGAAAGCCCCGGCATTGTTTTTGTGGCCGTGACCATGCCTGACGGTACCATTGTGGCGCACAGCAATCCTGCGCGGCTTGGAGAGATTTTGCATGTGGGCGGGCGCGAAGCTGACGATGTCACCATGCGTGACCTTGCCCCCGACATGCTGCCCCACTGGGGCATCATGCGCATGGAGGGGCGGCGCGTGTTTGCCGTGTACAGGCAATTTTCGCCGGGCATACGCGATTTGCCGAGGGGTTTTCCCCTGCCGGTGATTTTTCTCGGTCTTGATCTTTCGCCCTTTGAAATAACGCGCAGTCAGAACCGGGACTACGTGGCCATGCTGGCCGCCGTGACCCTGCTGGTGGGGCTGGCCTGTCTGGTGGCCCTGTACTATGCCGAGCGGGCGCGGGAGTCGCGTCAGCGGCAGCGTATGGCAGAGGGCAAGGTGCGCAGGCTTGAAGAAGAAGTGCGCCGCAAGGAAAAGCTGGCCGCCGTGGGCAATCTGGCCGCAGGCGTTGCGCACGAAATCCGCAATCCTCTCAGCTCCATCAAGGGCTATGCCACCTACTTCGGCCAGCGCTTTCCCGAAGGAAGCGAAGACCGCGAGGCAGCCAATGTCATGGTGCACGAGGTTGACCGGCTCAATCGCGTAATTATGGATCTTATAGGACTTTCACGTCCCAGCGATGTGAGCCCGCACCCGACTGATCTCAAGCTTGTGGTGGATCACGTGACGCGCCTCATCCATCAGGATGCGGACAAACGCGATGTCAAGATTGTCTGCCGTTCTCCCCGGCGGATGCCGCTGGCCCTGGCCGACCCAGAACGCATGGGGCAGGCCCTGTTGAACCTCTGCCTCAATGCTCTGGACGCCATGCCCGAAGGCGGGCAGCTCACGCTTGCCATTGTGGAGCGCAAGGGGCGCGTGTGCCTTATGGTGCGCGATAACGGCACCGGCATTGAGGCCAGCCAGCTGCCGCATATTTTTGACCCCTACTATACCACCAAGGGGCAGGGCACGGGGCTGGGGCTTGCCATGGTGCACAAGATTGTGGAAGCACACGACGGCGAAATCAGCGTTACCTCGCGCCCCGCGCAAACTGCGCGCCGTGGGGAAACCACGTTCCGCATCTGGCTGCCCCGCGCGGCAGAAGGCGCAGTAGCGCAGGACAACCGCAAAAAATAA
- a CDS encoding periplasmic heavy metal sensor produces MMKPLLSLCVLASLCLPQPTAADQTDYAEYTPSPGSPAANHAADMRTWLQQLSPAQRAKAQAVIDEYSPKVNELRKSIMLKKNELAHLSYNQTTSPETLPRLGHELQQLRDELRALLQRADQRMDTEVGVPLGSPQTRGCSMEYPGLSTSASK; encoded by the coding sequence ATGATGAAACCCCTTCTTTCCCTTTGTGTTCTGGCCAGTCTGTGCCTCCCCCAGCCAACGGCGGCGGATCAGACCGACTATGCGGAATATACACCTTCGCCGGGAAGCCCGGCAGCCAACCACGCCGCAGATATGCGAACATGGCTGCAACAGCTTTCGCCCGCGCAACGGGCCAAAGCCCAGGCCGTCATTGACGAATACTCCCCCAAGGTGAACGAACTGCGTAAAAGCATCATGCTGAAAAAAAACGAGCTTGCCCACCTGAGCTACAACCAGACCACCTCGCCGGAAACCCTACCCCGCCTGGGGCATGAATTACAGCAATTGCGAGATGAACTGCGCGCTCTTCTGCAACGAGCAGACCAGCGCATGGATACTGAGGTAGGCGTTCCGCTTGGCAGCCCGCAAACCCGCGGGTGCAGCATGGAATATCCCGGTCTGTCCACTTCCGCCAGCAAATAA
- a CDS encoding periplasmic heavy metal sensor, with translation MKSKNIAIAAILAAALMGGAITAYSQPGPAGDMPEGMREMGGCMGEMPCPGMQGHGMMGRGAYTPEQRQKYDAIVAEFVKQMEPVKDQMFIKRQELRALQNASNPDIAAVRATATELLQLRKQLGQMHETMTQRLEKEVGKPAAAPMPKKDAPAAAKHQHGAAQ, from the coding sequence ATGAAATCCAAAAATATCGCCATCGCAGCCATACTTGCAGCAGCCCTGATGGGTGGCGCCATAACTGCCTACAGCCAGCCTGGCCCCGCAGGCGATATGCCCGAAGGCATGCGGGAAATGGGCGGCTGCATGGGTGAAATGCCCTGCCCTGGAATGCAAGGACACGGCATGATGGGACGTGGGGCGTATACCCCCGAACAGCGGCAGAAGTACGATGCCATTGTGGCCGAATTCGTAAAACAGATGGAACCCGTAAAGGACCAGATGTTCATCAAGAGACAGGAGCTGCGCGCCCTGCAAAATGCCTCCAACCCCGATATTGCGGCTGTGCGCGCCACTGCCACCGAATTGCTGCAACTCAGAAAGCAGCTCGGCCAGATGCATGAAACCATGACCCAGCGCCTTGAAAAGGAAGTGGGCAAGCCTGCCGCTGCCCCCATGCCCAAGAAGGACGCCCCCGCTGCGGCGAAACATCAGCACGGCGCGGCCCAGTAA
- a CDS encoding radical SAM protein, translating into MTLNSAQRPSQVGDKERAVPLDFAWLRRNTTQRQAVVPVFLPFRGCPVRCVFCAQDVQTGIGDCQNPESTKSSRAASVEGLLLAARENLRLRRESGQPAAELAFYGGTFTALPEEDLSACLDLACEAQEKGWIRSFRCSTRPDRVDAPILERLRAAGCGVVELGVQSFADSALAASRRGYSGGTAWAACALVRAAGLKLVVQLLPGMPGHSPQFFMDDVPTALAAGAQMLRFYPCLVLEGTGLAAMWREGSYKPWLLEDTLESLALGWLVAARVNVSVIRMGLAPEPGLEKAVLAGPVDRELGGRVKGRALLLAVRELLGENAATPATHFDLLLPRSAQGFFWGAKGELRARWAALGLRTVSFDDNISPQLVFI; encoded by the coding sequence ATGACTCTGAACAGTGCGCAACGCCCATCGCAGGTTGGTGACAAAGAACGTGCGGTGCCGCTGGATTTTGCATGGCTGAGGCGCAACACAACGCAAAGGCAGGCCGTTGTGCCGGTTTTTTTGCCATTCAGGGGCTGCCCTGTGCGCTGTGTTTTTTGCGCGCAGGATGTGCAGACCGGCATCGGCGACTGCCAAAATCCGGAAAGCACGAAAAGTTCGCGCGCCGCAAGTGTGGAGGGCCTGCTGCTCGCCGCACGGGAGAATCTGCGCCTGCGCCGCGAGAGCGGGCAACCTGCGGCAGAGCTGGCGTTTTATGGTGGCACCTTCACGGCATTGCCGGAAGAGGATCTGTCCGCCTGCCTCGATCTGGCCTGCGAAGCGCAGGAAAAAGGCTGGATACGTTCCTTCCGCTGTTCAACCCGCCCGGACAGGGTGGACGCCCCAATACTGGAGAGGTTGCGCGCCGCAGGCTGCGGTGTGGTGGAGCTGGGCGTGCAGAGCTTTGCCGACAGCGCCCTTGCCGCCTCCCGCCGGGGCTATTCCGGCGGCACTGCCTGGGCGGCCTGCGCCCTTGTGCGGGCTGCTGGCCTCAAGCTGGTGGTGCAGCTTTTGCCCGGCATGCCGGGGCATAGCCCTCAGTTTTTTATGGACGATGTGCCAACAGCTCTTGCTGCGGGTGCGCAGATGCTGCGGTTTTATCCCTGCCTTGTACTTGAAGGCACCGGTCTTGCCGCCATGTGGCGCGAAGGGAGCTACAAACCCTGGCTGCTGGAGGATACACTTGAAAGCCTTGCCCTCGGCTGGCTCGTAGCCGCGCGGGTCAACGTATCCGTGATTCGCATGGGTCTTGCCCCGGAGCCGGGGCTGGAGAAGGCTGTGCTTGCCGGGCCGGTGGACAGAGAGCTTGGCGGCAGGGTCAAGGGGCGTGCCTTGCTGCTGGCGGTAAGGGAACTGCTCGGCGAGAATGCGGCAACACCAGCCACGCATTTTGATTTGCTGCTGCCCCGGTCAGCCCAGGGTTTCTTTTGGGGCGCCAAGGGGGAACTGCGCGCAAGATGGGCGGCGCTGGGGCTGCGCACAGTATCTTTTGACGATAACATTTCGCCGCAGCTTGTTTTCATATAG
- a CDS encoding integration host factor subunit alpha has product MKKTLTKADIVEAIYEETDKNRVDVKNVVEKLLEIMKVAIKKDRALLISGFGKFECYDKASRKGRNPKTDETITLPPRKVMVFRLSRKLRAELNP; this is encoded by the coding sequence ATGAAAAAAACACTGACCAAAGCGGACATCGTGGAGGCCATCTACGAAGAAACGGACAAAAACCGTGTAGATGTCAAAAACGTGGTAGAAAAACTGCTGGAGATCATGAAGGTCGCCATCAAAAAAGACCGGGCCCTGCTTATCAGCGGCTTCGGTAAGTTTGAGTGTTATGACAAGGCCTCCCGCAAGGGCCGCAACCCCAAGACAGATGAAACCATCACCCTGCCGCCGCGCAAGGTTATGGTGTTTCGCCTCTCGCGCAAGCTTCGCGCAGAGCTGAACCCCTAG
- a CDS encoding MBOAT family O-acyltransferase yields MLFNSYTFLFAFLPLLLVCWRLVQGYGPTGLALVLLAFSVVFYGLWGLPFLILLAVILGMNYAFALALAAPEPEQKQDAAPAENAEGDGEKACLCGSRKQAGCRFHLSRKGLLILALVLNLLPLLWFKYSAFLAQNFGALLHAQWHFTPPGLPLGISFYTFIQIAWLVSVYRGQVTPQGFTRHALFSACFPYVISGPIVRYEQIGPQFDTLAPATAENLAQGFTLFTIGMVKKVLLADSIAMYADSVFNAAEKAFPLSGAEAWLGSLCYTFQLYFDFSGYTDMAIGLALMLGLRLPENFDSPYKSTGIVDFWRRWHITLSSWLRDFLYIPLGGNRKGRLMQYRNLFLTMLIGGAWHGAGWTFIVWGALHGSMLGINHFFRACIKGKTMERVLALAPLRICSILFTFFCINLCWVVFRALTIEGAGRMFKAMFTGPFTREAAGLSATTDGLTGFAALVARWLPNNYIQGWVPFALLLVSFLVVWALPNSHEILHGRRDGSRPRLSWRPTAAWATGLAVMAFLTLILVSRKATFLYFQF; encoded by the coding sequence ATGCTTTTCAACTCGTACACATTCCTTTTCGCCTTTCTACCCCTGCTGCTGGTATGCTGGCGGCTTGTCCAAGGCTATGGCCCCACGGGTCTTGCCCTGGTGCTGCTGGCTTTTTCCGTAGTATTTTACGGCTTGTGGGGTTTGCCCTTCCTGATTCTGCTGGCTGTGATTCTGGGCATGAACTATGCCTTTGCCCTGGCCCTGGCAGCGCCGGAGCCAGAGCAGAAACAGGATGCCGCTCCCGCTGAAAATGCGGAAGGCGATGGCGAAAAGGCCTGCCTGTGCGGTTCGCGCAAGCAGGCTGGCTGCCGGTTTCACCTGAGCCGCAAGGGCCTGCTGATTCTTGCCCTGGTGCTCAACCTGCTGCCCCTGCTGTGGTTCAAGTATTCCGCCTTTCTGGCCCAGAATTTTGGGGCGCTGCTGCATGCGCAGTGGCATTTCACCCCGCCCGGTCTGCCCTTGGGTATTTCTTTTTATACCTTCATCCAGATTGCCTGGCTTGTCAGCGTATACCGCGGACAGGTGACGCCTCAGGGCTTTACGCGGCATGCGCTGTTCTCCGCATGTTTTCCCTATGTGATTTCCGGGCCAATCGTGCGCTATGAGCAGATAGGCCCGCAGTTTGACACCCTTGCGCCAGCCACTGCGGAGAATCTGGCTCAGGGTTTCACGCTTTTCACCATCGGCATGGTCAAAAAGGTCCTGCTGGCTGACAGTATTGCCATGTACGCCGACTCTGTCTTCAATGCGGCGGAAAAGGCCTTTCCGCTCAGCGGGGCCGAGGCCTGGCTGGGTTCGCTGTGCTATACCTTCCAGCTGTATTTCGACTTTTCGGGCTACACGGACATGGCCATTGGCCTTGCCCTCATGCTGGGCCTCAGGCTGCCGGAAAACTTTGATTCGCCCTACAAATCCACAGGCATTGTGGACTTTTGGCGGCGCTGGCACATCACGCTCAGTTCGTGGCTGCGCGATTTTCTGTACATCCCCCTTGGTGGCAACCGCAAAGGGCGGCTCATGCAGTATCGCAACCTGTTTCTGACCATGCTGATCGGCGGCGCGTGGCACGGCGCTGGCTGGACCTTTATTGTCTGGGGCGCGCTGCACGGTTCCATGCTGGGCATCAACCACTTTTTCCGAGCCTGCATCAAGGGCAAAACAATGGAGCGCGTGCTGGCCCTTGCGCCGCTGCGCATCTGCTCCATCCTTTTCACATTTTTCTGCATCAATCTGTGCTGGGTTGTGTTCCGCGCGCTGACAATCGAAGGCGCGGGCCGCATGTTCAAAGCCATGTTCACAGGGCCGTTTACGCGTGAAGCGGCGGGCCTGAGCGCAACAACCGACGGGCTTACGGGTTTTGCCGCCCTGGTGGCCCGCTGGCTGCCCAACAACTACATTCAGGGATGGGTTCCCTTTGCGCTGCTGCTGGTGAGCTTTCTGGTGGTCTGGGCGCTGCCCAACAGCCACGAGATTTTGCACGGCAGACGTGATGGCAGCCGCCCGCGCCTGAGCTGGCGGCCCACGGCCGCCTGGGCAACGGGGCTGGCCGTTATGGCCTTCCTGACTCTGATTCTGGTTTCGCGCAAGGCGACCTTCCTGTACTTCCAATTTTAA